From the unidentified bacterial endosymbiont genome, one window contains:
- a CDS encoding DUF2950 family protein has translation MKSKILSGMVLFIVSATAMAQQYFATPEQATRTLVSAISEQNEPTLNNLLGDRWRDVLPPEGVDPGAVDRFLRDWKVRHQTIINGDTAHLVVGENQWQLPLPVVKTASGWRFDIQEAAGEIQTREIGRNELAAIEALHAYVDAQQSYFAMNHQYARKIVSSERKKDGLYWPTEPGDAPSPLGPAFSPGEPGTGYHGYHFRIMPDNNGFAMVAWPVSYGKTGVMSFVINQDDSVNQADLGNDSEHKARALTAYITDKTWQPVAP, from the coding sequence ATGAAAAGTAAAATCCTCAGTGGCATGGTGTTATTCATCGTTTCGGCCACCGCAATGGCACAGCAATATTTCGCGACTCCCGAGCAGGCAACCCGGACGCTGGTCAGCGCCATCAGCGAGCAGAATGAACCTACCCTGAACAACCTGCTTGGCGATCGCTGGCGCGATGTCCTGCCGCCTGAAGGGGTCGATCCTGGTGCCGTCGACCGCTTCCTGCGCGACTGGAAAGTTCGTCACCAGACCATTATCAACGGCGATACGGCGCACCTTGTTGTCGGGGAGAATCAATGGCAGTTGCCTCTTCCGGTGGTTAAAACCGCCTCCGGCTGGCGCTTTGACATTCAGGAAGCCGCCGGGGAGATCCAGACCCGGGAGATTGGGCGCAACGAGCTCGCCGCCATTGAGGCGTTACATGCCTACGTCGATGCCCAACAGAGCTACTTTGCGATGAACCATCAGTACGCCCGGAAGATTGTCAGTTCTGAAAGGAAAAAGGATGGCCTGTACTGGCCGACAGAACCCGGCGATGCGCCAAGCCCGCTTGGTCCGGCGTTCAGCCCGGGTGAGCCGGGTACCGGCTATCACGGGTATCATTTCCGTATTATGCCGGACAACAATGGCTTTGCGATGGTTGCCTGGCCGGTCAGCTACGGTAAGACAGGTGTGATGAGCTTTGTGATTAACCAGGACGACAGCGTAAACCAGGCGGATCTCGGCAATGATTCAGAGCACAAAGCCCGGGCGCTTACCGCATACATTACGGATAAAACCTGGCAGCCTGTCGCGCCGTAA
- the pdhR gene encoding pyruvate dehydrogenase complex transcriptional repressor PdhR: MAYSKIRQPKLSDVIEQQLEFLILEGTLRPGEKLPPERELAKQFDVSRPSLREAIQRLEAKGLLLRRQGGGTFVQNSLWQSFSDPLVELLSDHPESQFDLLETRHALEGIAAYYAALRSNDEDRVRICELHQAIERAQQSGDLDAESSAVVQYQIAVTEAAHNVVLLHLLRCMEPMLAQNVRQNFELLYSRRDMLPLVSNHRTRIFEAIMAGEPEQAREASHRHLAFIEEILLDRSREQSRRERSLRRIQQRKD, from the coding sequence ATGGCCTACAGCAAAATTCGCCAACCAAAATTATCTGATGTGATTGAGCAGCAGCTGGAGTTTTTAATCCTTGAAGGGACACTGCGCCCGGGTGAGAAACTTCCGCCAGAACGCGAGCTGGCAAAACAGTTCGACGTTTCACGTCCCTCTCTGCGTGAGGCGATTCAACGCCTTGAAGCAAAGGGCTTGCTGCTTCGTCGACAGGGCGGCGGAACCTTTGTGCAAAACAGCCTGTGGCAGAGCTTCAGCGACCCGCTGGTAGAACTTCTCTCTGACCACCCAGAATCCCAGTTTGATCTGCTTGAGACCCGCCACGCGCTTGAAGGTATTGCGGCCTATTACGCCGCCCTTCGCAGCAATGATGAAGATCGCGTGCGTATCTGCGAACTGCATCAGGCCATTGAACGGGCACAACAGTCCGGCGATTTAGACGCCGAGTCCAGCGCCGTCGTCCAGTATCAAATTGCCGTTACCGAAGCGGCGCACAATGTGGTGCTCCTCCATCTGCTACGCTGCATGGAACCGATGCTGGCCCAGAACGTTCGTCAGAATTTTGAATTGTTGTATTCCCGGCGGGACATGCTCCCACTGGTAAGCAACCATCGCACCCGAATATTCGAGGCGATAATGGCCGGGGAACCGGAGCAGGCGCGCGAAGCGTCGCACCGCCATCTGGCTTTCATTGAGGAAATCTTGCTGGACCGCAGTCGTGAACAATCGCGTCGCGAACGTTCATTACGCCGCATACAGCAACGAAAGGATTAA
- a CDS encoding DUF3300 domain-containing protein, which yields MKLPLKPHLLVLFCSVGLFAASGVMFVKSRVADPATGVPVTQPVSTPPTPAAQPEPVITPTYSAVQIDQWVAPIALYPDALLSQILMASTYPSNVIQAAQWSKDNPKMQGDAAIQAVASQPWDPSVKSLVAFPQLMSLLGENPPWVQNLGDAFLAQPKAVMDSVQRLRLLAQQTGTLQSTPQQTVITGTKPAPAKNVASEPTPRTKTTPSPTVIRIESADPQVIYVPTYNPNTVYGTWPNTAYPPTYLPPTPGEQFGKSVVNGLGFSLGVATTYAIFSSIDWDDDDHHHHHDDDGDHHHHDDGDHHDGYNRNGDNNININVNNFNKISGQHLTDINRSWQHNPAYRQGVAYPTHSLTNRFYATNAATGLSSASQQSLNRDGQRQAAMSQMEKTTGKIFPQAARPGTKDAQRQASSQQLKQITQRNNYRGYDTKPQTVTRPHTQQHEHRQAITQRQEQRSPQLGTIAQRTSQPRANALSGNDSRSASWQAQQQRGAQSRQIAARNHPLRQAPAGRAEHHEFRHR from the coding sequence ATGAAGTTGCCCCTTAAGCCACATCTGCTTGTTCTTTTTTGCAGTGTCGGGCTGTTTGCCGCCTCTGGCGTGATGTTCGTCAAAAGCCGCGTCGCGGATCCGGCTACCGGCGTCCCCGTCACGCAACCCGTATCCACGCCTCCGACACCCGCAGCACAGCCGGAACCGGTTATTACACCTACCTACAGCGCTGTACAAATCGATCAGTGGGTGGCCCCCATCGCGCTGTATCCGGATGCTTTACTGTCGCAAATCTTGATGGCATCGACCTACCCGTCCAACGTGATTCAGGCTGCCCAGTGGTCGAAAGATAACCCCAAAATGCAGGGTGATGCCGCCATTCAGGCAGTTGCCAGCCAGCCCTGGGATCCCAGCGTGAAATCACTGGTCGCCTTTCCTCAGTTGATGTCACTGCTAGGGGAAAATCCGCCGTGGGTACAAAACCTGGGCGATGCGTTTCTGGCGCAGCCAAAAGCGGTAATGGACTCCGTGCAACGCCTGCGCCTGCTGGCTCAGCAAACCGGGACACTGCAGTCGACGCCGCAGCAAACGGTCATCACCGGGACGAAACCCGCGCCTGCCAAAAACGTCGCCAGTGAGCCAACTCCCCGCACGAAAACAACACCCAGCCCAACGGTTATCAGGATTGAATCCGCCGACCCGCAGGTGATTTATGTTCCCACCTATAACCCGAATACAGTTTACGGGACCTGGCCAAACACCGCCTATCCGCCCACGTATCTCCCCCCCACCCCGGGAGAACAGTTTGGTAAAAGCGTCGTTAACGGCTTAGGTTTCAGCCTCGGTGTTGCAACAACCTACGCGATATTCAGCAGTATCGACTGGGACGACGACGACCATCACCATCATCATGATGATGATGGCGACCACCACCACCATGATGACGGCGATCACCACGACGGTTATAACCGCAACGGTGATAACAACATTAATATAAATGTTAATAACTTCAATAAAATCAGCGGACAACATCTCACGGATATCAACCGCAGCTGGCAGCACAATCCGGCGTATCGTCAAGGAGTAGCCTATCCCACTCACTCGTTGACTAACCGTTTCTATGCCACTAACGCGGCAACGGGGCTGAGTTCAGCGTCGCAACAATCGCTCAACCGTGACGGTCAACGCCAGGCTGCCATGAGTCAAATGGAGAAAACGACGGGCAAAATATTCCCGCAAGCAGCGCGACCGGGAACCAAAGACGCGCAGCGCCAGGCCTCCAGCCAACAGTTAAAGCAGATTACCCAGCGCAATAACTACCGGGGTTACGATACCAAACCGCAAACCGTGACACGGCCCCATACGCAGCAGCATGAGCACCGTCAGGCAATAACGCAAAGACAGGAGCAGCGTAGCCCGCAACTGGGCACTATAGCGCAGCGAACCAGCCAGCCACGCGCCAATGCCCTGAGCGGAAATGACAGTCGCTCCGCCAGCTGGCAGGCACAGCAGCAGCGTGGCGCACAGAGCCGCCAGATAGCAGCCCGCAATCATCCGCTACGGCAAGCACCTGCCGGACGCGCTGAGCATCATGAATTCCGTCATCGTTAA
- the lpdA gene encoding dihydrolipoyl dehydrogenase, whose product MSTEIKTQVVVLGAGPAGYSAAFRAADLGLETVIVERYSTLGGVCLNVGCIPSKALLHVAKVIEEAKALADHGIVFGEPKTDIDKIRTWKEKVITQLTGGLAGMAKGRKVKVVNGLGKFTGANTLEVEGENGKTVINFDNAIIAAGSRPIELPFIPHEDPRVWDSTDALELKTVPKRLLVMGGGIIGLEMGTVYHALGSEIDVVEMFDQVIPAADKDIVKVFTKRISKKFNLMLETKVTAVEAKEDGIYVSMEGKKAPAEAQRYDAVLVAIGRVPNGKNLDAGAAGVEVDDRGFIRVDKQLRTNVPHIFAIGDIVGQPMLAHKGVHEGHVAAEVIAGMKHYFDPKVIPSIAYTEPEVAWVGLTEKEAKEKGISYETATFPWAASGRAIASDCADGVTKLIFDKETHRVIGGAIVGTNGGELLGEIGLAIEMGCDAEDIALTIHAHPTLHESVGLAAEVFEGSITDLPNAKAKKK is encoded by the coding sequence ATGAGCACAGAAATCAAAACTCAGGTCGTAGTACTTGGGGCAGGCCCGGCAGGTTACTCCGCAGCGTTCCGCGCAGCGGATTTAGGTCTGGAAACCGTCATCGTAGAGCGTTACAGCACCCTCGGCGGTGTGTGTCTGAACGTCGGCTGTATCCCTTCTAAAGCGCTGCTGCACGTTGCGAAAGTTATCGAAGAAGCCAAAGCGCTGGCGGACCACGGTATCGTCTTCGGCGAGCCAAAAACCGACATCGACAAAATCCGTACCTGGAAAGAGAAGGTTATCACTCAACTGACCGGCGGTCTGGCCGGCATGGCGAAAGGCCGTAAAGTGAAAGTGGTAAATGGTCTGGGTAAATTCACCGGTGCGAACACCCTGGAAGTGGAAGGCGAAAACGGCAAAACCGTGATCAACTTCGACAACGCGATCATCGCTGCGGGTTCTCGTCCAATCGAACTGCCGTTTATTCCCCATGAAGATCCGCGCGTATGGGACTCCACCGACGCGCTGGAGCTGAAAACCGTTCCAAAACGCCTGCTGGTTATGGGCGGCGGTATCATCGGTCTGGAAATGGGTACCGTATACCATGCGCTGGGTTCAGAGATTGACGTGGTTGAAATGTTCGACCAGGTTATCCCGGCTGCCGATAAAGACATCGTGAAAGTCTTCACCAAACGCATCAGTAAGAAATTCAACCTGATGCTGGAAACCAAAGTGACTGCCGTTGAAGCGAAAGAAGACGGTATTTACGTTTCCATGGAAGGCAAAAAAGCCCCTGCTGAAGCACAGCGTTACGACGCGGTGCTGGTGGCCATCGGCCGTGTGCCGAACGGTAAAAATCTCGACGCGGGGGCCGCTGGCGTGGAAGTGGACGACCGTGGCTTCATCCGCGTTGACAAGCAGCTGCGTACCAACGTGCCGCACATCTTTGCTATCGGCGATATCGTCGGTCAGCCAATGCTGGCGCACAAAGGGGTTCATGAAGGTCACGTTGCCGCTGAAGTTATCGCCGGCATGAAGCATTACTTCGATCCGAAAGTTATCCCGTCTATCGCCTACACCGAGCCAGAAGTTGCCTGGGTAGGGTTGACCGAGAAAGAAGCGAAAGAGAAAGGCATCAGCTACGAAACGGCCACCTTCCCGTGGGCGGCTTCCGGGCGAGCTATTGCGTCTGATTGCGCCGATGGCGTAACCAAACTGATCTTCGACAAAGAGACTCACCGCGTTATCGGTGGGGCAATTGTCGGCACCAACGGCGGCGAGCTGCTGGGTGAAATCGGTCTGGCTATCGAAATGGGCTGTGACGCGGAAGACATCGCGCTGACCATCCACGCCCACCCGACGCTGCATGAGTCTGTGGGCCTGGCGGCAGAAGTGTTCGAAGGTAGCATCACCGACCTGCCAAACGCCAAAGCGAAGAAGAAATAA
- the aceE gene encoding pyruvate dehydrogenase (acetyl-transferring), homodimeric type, with protein MSERLQNDVDPIETRDWLQAIESVIREEGVERAQYLIDQLLSEARKGGVKVAAGAGANNYVNTIAVEDEPEYPGNLDLERRIRSAIRWNAIMTVLRASKKDLELGGHMASFQSSATVYEVCFNHFFRAANEKDGGDLVYFQGHISPGIYARAFLEGRLTEEQMNNFRQEVHGKGLSSYPHPKLMPEFWQFPTVSMGLGPIGAIYQAKFLKYLEHRGLKDTSEQTVYAFLGDGEMDEPESKGAITIATREKLDNLCFIINCNLQRLDGPVTGNGKIINELEGIFAGAGWNVIKVMWGGRWDELLLKDTSGKLIQLMNETVDGDYQTFKSKDGAYVREHFFGKYPETAALVADWTDEQIWALNRGGHDPKKVFAALKKAQETKGKATVILAHTIKGYGMGDTAEGKNIAHQVKKMNMDGVRYIRDRFNVPVTDEQVENLSYITFPEGSEEHKYLHERRQALKGYLPARQPNFTEKLELPALEDFSQLLEEQNKEISTTIAFVRALNVMLKNKSIKDRLVPIIADEARTFGMEGLFRQIGIYSPNGQQYTPQDREQVAYYKEDEKGQILQEGINELGAGASWLAAATSYSTNNLPMIPFYIYYSMFGFQRIGDLCWQAGDQQARGFLIGGTSGRTTLNGEGLQHEDGHSHIQSLTIPNCISYDPSYAYEVAVIMHDGLTRMYGEAQENIYYYITTLNENYHMPAMPAGAEEGIRKGIYKLDTLEGNKGKVQLLGSGSILRHVREAAEILAKDYGVGSDVYSVTSFTELARDGQDCERWNMLHPMETPRVPYIAQVMNDAPAVASTDYMKLFAEQVRTYVPADDYRVLGTDGFGRSDSRENLRHHFEVDASYVVVAALGELAKRGEIDKKVVAEAITKFNIDADKVNPRLA; from the coding sequence ATGTCAGAACGTCTCCAAAATGACGTGGATCCGATCGAAACTCGCGACTGGCTACAGGCGATCGAATCGGTCATCCGTGAAGAAGGTGTTGAGCGCGCTCAGTATCTGATTGATCAGCTCCTTTCAGAAGCCCGCAAAGGCGGCGTAAAGGTTGCTGCAGGTGCAGGGGCTAACAACTACGTAAACACGATTGCCGTCGAAGACGAACCGGAATACCCGGGCAATCTGGATCTGGAACGTCGTATCCGTTCTGCCATCCGCTGGAACGCCATCATGACCGTTCTGCGCGCATCTAAAAAAGACCTGGAACTGGGTGGCCACATGGCGTCCTTCCAGTCTTCTGCAACCGTTTACGAAGTGTGCTTCAACCACTTCTTCCGTGCAGCGAACGAGAAAGACGGCGGCGATCTGGTGTACTTCCAGGGCCACATCTCTCCGGGCATCTATGCACGTGCATTCCTGGAAGGTCGTCTGACTGAAGAGCAGATGAACAACTTCCGTCAGGAAGTACACGGTAAAGGGTTGTCTTCTTATCCGCACCCTAAACTGATGCCAGAATTCTGGCAGTTCCCGACCGTTTCAATGGGCCTGGGGCCAATTGGTGCAATCTACCAGGCTAAATTCCTGAAATATCTGGAACACCGTGGCCTGAAAGATACCTCTGAGCAGACTGTTTACGCCTTCCTGGGCGATGGTGAGATGGATGAGCCAGAATCGAAAGGTGCGATCACTATCGCCACCCGTGAGAAGCTGGACAACCTGTGCTTCATCATCAACTGTAACCTGCAGCGTCTGGATGGTCCGGTAACCGGTAACGGCAAGATCATTAACGAACTGGAAGGCATTTTCGCAGGTGCTGGCTGGAACGTGATTAAAGTCATGTGGGGCGGTCGTTGGGATGAACTGCTGCTTAAAGACACCAGCGGTAAACTGATCCAACTGATGAACGAAACCGTTGACGGCGACTATCAGACCTTCAAATCCAAAGACGGTGCCTACGTTCGCGAGCACTTCTTCGGCAAATATCCTGAAACTGCGGCCCTGGTTGCAGACTGGACTGACGAGCAGATCTGGGCCCTGAACCGTGGTGGTCATGATCCGAAGAAAGTCTTCGCTGCACTGAAAAAAGCACAGGAAACCAAAGGTAAAGCGACTGTTATCCTGGCCCACACCATCAAAGGTTATGGCATGGGCGATACCGCAGAAGGTAAAAACATCGCGCACCAGGTGAAGAAAATGAACATGGACGGCGTGCGTTATATCCGCGACCGTTTCAACGTTCCTGTGACCGATGAGCAGGTAGAAAACCTGTCTTACATCACCTTCCCGGAAGGGTCTGAAGAGCACAAGTACCTGCACGAACGTCGTCAGGCGCTGAAAGGCTACCTGCCAGCTCGCCAGCCTAACTTCACCGAGAAGCTGGAACTGCCTGCGCTGGAAGACTTCTCTCAGCTGCTGGAAGAGCAGAACAAAGAGATCTCTACCACCATCGCTTTCGTTCGCGCCCTGAACGTGATGCTGAAGAACAAGTCTATTAAAGACCGCCTCGTGCCGATCATCGCCGATGAAGCGCGTACCTTTGGTATGGAAGGTTTGTTCCGTCAGATTGGTATCTACAGCCCGAACGGCCAGCAGTACACCCCGCAGGACCGCGAGCAGGTTGCATACTACAAAGAAGACGAGAAAGGTCAGATCCTGCAGGAAGGGATTAACGAGCTGGGCGCGGGCGCATCCTGGCTGGCTGCTGCGACCTCTTACAGCACCAACAACCTGCCGATGATCCCGTTCTACATTTACTACTCCATGTTCGGGTTCCAGCGTATCGGTGACCTGTGCTGGCAGGCAGGCGACCAGCAGGCTCGTGGCTTCCTGATTGGTGGTACTTCCGGTCGTACGACCCTGAACGGTGAAGGTTTGCAGCACGAAGATGGTCACAGCCATATTCAGTCTCTGACTATCCCTAACTGTATCTCTTACGACCCGTCTTACGCGTACGAAGTGGCTGTCATTATGCACGACGGTCTGACCCGTATGTACGGTGAAGCGCAAGAGAACATTTACTACTACATCACCACTCTGAACGAAAACTACCACATGCCGGCAATGCCAGCAGGTGCAGAGGAAGGTATCCGTAAAGGTATCTATAAACTCGACACCCTCGAAGGTAACAAAGGTAAAGTCCAACTGCTGGGCTCCGGTTCTATCCTGCGTCACGTACGTGAAGCAGCAGAGATTCTGGCAAAAGACTACGGCGTAGGTTCTGACGTTTATAGCGTCACCTCCTTCACCGAACTGGCGCGCGACGGCCAGGATTGTGAGCGCTGGAACATGCTGCACCCAATGGAAACCCCGCGCGTGCCGTACATCGCTCAGGTGATGAACGATGCTCCAGCGGTGGCGTCTACTGACTATATGAAACTGTTCGCTGAGCAGGTTCGTACTTACGTTCCAGCGGATGATTATCGCGTACTGGGTACTGACGGCTTCGGTCGTTCTGACAGCCGCGAAAACCTGCGTCACCACTTCGAAGTCGATGCTTCTTACGTGGTTGTTGCAGCCCTGGGCGAACTGGCTAAACGTGGCGAAATCGATAAGAAAGTGGTTGCGGAAGCAATTACCAAATTCAACATCGATGCAGATAAAGTTAACCCGCGTCTGGCGTAA
- the aceF gene encoding pyruvate dehydrogenase complex dihydrolipoyllysine-residue acetyltransferase has product MAIEINVPDIGADEVEITEILVKVGDSVEAEQSLITVEGDKASMEVPSPQAGIVKEIKVSVGDKTETGALIMIFDSADGAVAAPAQEEKKDAAPAATAPAAAAAAKDVNVPDIGGDEVEVTEILVKVGDTIAAEQSLITVEGDKASMEVPAPFAGTVKEIKINTGDKVSTGSLIMVFDVAGAAPAQAAAPAPAAAPAAAGGTKDVNVPDIGGDEVEVTEVMVKVGDKVAAEQSLITVEGDKASMEVPAPFAGTVKEIKISTGDKVSTGSLIMVFDVEGAAPAAAPAAAPAPAAAPAEKAKPAAAPAAKAEGKSEFAENDAYVHATPLIRRLAREFGVNLAKVKGSGRKGRILREDVQTYVKEAVKRAEAAPAATGGGIPGMLPWPKVDFSKFGEVEEVELGRIQKISGANLSRNWVMIPHVTHFDKTDITDLEAFRKQQNAEAEKRKLDVKFTPVVFIMKAVAAALEQMPRFNSSLSEDAQRLTLKKYINIGVAVDTPNGLVVPVFKDVNKKSITELSRELTVISKKARDGKLTAGEMQGGCFTISSIGGLGTTHFAPIVNAPEVAILGVSKSAMEPVWNGKEFVPRLMMPISLSFDHRVIDGADGARFITIINNMLSDIRRLVM; this is encoded by the coding sequence ATGGCTATCGAAATCAATGTACCGGACATCGGGGCTGATGAAGTTGAAATCACCGAGATCCTGGTCAAAGTGGGCGACAGCGTTGAGGCTGAACAGTCGCTGATCACCGTAGAAGGCGACAAAGCCTCTATGGAAGTCCCGTCTCCTCAGGCTGGCATCGTTAAAGAGATCAAAGTCTCTGTTGGCGATAAAACCGAGACCGGTGCACTTATCATGATATTCGATTCCGCCGACGGTGCAGTTGCTGCACCTGCGCAGGAAGAGAAGAAAGACGCCGCTCCGGCCGCCACTGCTCCAGCAGCTGCCGCGGCAGCGAAAGACGTCAACGTGCCGGACATCGGCGGTGACGAAGTTGAAGTCACGGAAATCCTGGTGAAAGTGGGCGATACCATCGCCGCTGAACAGTCGCTGATTACCGTAGAAGGCGATAAAGCCTCTATGGAAGTGCCGGCGCCGTTTGCAGGCACCGTCAAAGAGATCAAAATCAATACCGGCGACAAAGTGTCCACCGGGTCGCTTATCATGGTCTTCGACGTGGCGGGCGCTGCGCCTGCACAGGCTGCTGCCCCGGCTCCGGCCGCTGCACCTGCTGCCGCTGGCGGCACGAAAGACGTTAACGTACCGGACATCGGCGGTGACGAAGTTGAAGTCACCGAAGTGATGGTGAAAGTGGGCGATAAAGTTGCCGCTGAACAGTCACTGATCACTGTTGAAGGCGACAAGGCTTCCATGGAAGTGCCTGCGCCATTCGCGGGCACCGTCAAAGAGATCAAAATCAGCACCGGCGACAAAGTGTCCACCGGCTCCCTGATTATGGTCTTCGACGTGGAAGGCGCAGCGCCTGCCGCCGCACCGGCTGCTGCACCGGCTCCTGCCGCCGCACCGGCAGAGAAGGCTAAACCTGCCGCAGCGCCTGCAGCGAAGGCGGAAGGCAAGTCTGAGTTTGCGGAAAACGACGCTTACGTGCATGCGACTCCGCTGATCCGTCGCCTGGCGCGCGAATTTGGCGTCAACCTGGCGAAAGTAAAAGGTTCCGGTCGTAAAGGCCGTATCCTGCGCGAAGACGTTCAGACCTACGTGAAAGAGGCGGTGAAACGCGCTGAAGCTGCGCCTGCTGCTACCGGCGGCGGTATCCCGGGCATGCTGCCATGGCCGAAAGTGGACTTCAGCAAGTTTGGTGAAGTGGAAGAAGTGGAGCTGGGCCGTATCCAGAAAATCTCGGGTGCTAACCTGAGCCGTAACTGGGTGATGATCCCGCACGTTACCCACTTCGACAAAACCGATATCACCGATCTGGAAGCGTTCCGTAAACAGCAGAACGCCGAAGCTGAGAAGCGTAAGCTGGACGTGAAATTCACCCCGGTTGTCTTCATCATGAAAGCGGTTGCTGCGGCGCTTGAGCAGATGCCGCGCTTTAACAGCTCGCTGTCTGAAGACGCACAGCGTCTGACGCTGAAGAAATACATCAATATCGGTGTGGCGGTTGATACCCCAAATGGTCTGGTTGTTCCGGTCTTTAAAGATGTGAACAAGAAGAGCATTACCGAGCTGTCCCGTGAACTGACCGTGATTTCTAAGAAAGCGCGTGATGGTAAGCTGACTGCCGGCGAAATGCAGGGCGGCTGCTTCACTATCTCCAGCATCGGTGGCCTGGGTACTACCCACTTTGCACCGATTGTTAACGCGCCGGAAGTGGCTATCCTCGGCGTGTCTAAGTCCGCGATGGAACCGGTGTGGAATGGTAAAGAGTTCGTGCCGCGTCTGATGATGCCCATCTCTCTGTCCTTCGACCATCGCGTGATCGACGGGGCTGATGGTGCGCGTTTCATCACCATCATCAACAACATGCTGAGCGACATTCGCCGCCTGGTGATGTAA
- the aroP gene encoding aromatic amino acid transporter AroP has product MEAQQHDDRLKRGLKNRHIQLIALGGAIGTGLFLGSASVIQSAGPGIILGYAIAGFIAFLIMRQLGEMVVEEPVAGSFSHFAYKYWGSFAGFASGWNYWVLYVLVAMAELTAVGKYIQFWDPEIPTWVSAAVFFVLINAINLTNVKVFGEMEFWFAIVKVVAVVAMIIFGGWLLFSGNGGPQATVRNLWEQGGFLPHGMTGLVMMMAIIMFSFGGLELVGITAAEADNPEQSIPKATNQVIYRILIFYVGSLAVLLSLLPWTRVTADTSPFVLIFHELGDTFVANALNIVVLTAALSVYNSCVYCNSRMLFGLAQQGNAPKALLNVDKRGVPVNSIFVSAVVTALCVLINYLAPESAFGLLMALVVSALVINWAMISLAHMKFRRAKQQQGVTTRFPALLYPLGNWICLLFMAAVLVIMLITPGMAISVYLIPVWIAILGVGYMVKQKNAKRVKAH; this is encoded by the coding sequence ATGGAAGCTCAACAGCACGACGATCGGCTAAAGCGCGGGCTTAAGAACCGCCATATTCAGCTTATCGCGCTGGGCGGTGCTATTGGTACCGGCCTGTTTCTGGGAAGCGCGTCCGTTATCCAGTCAGCCGGGCCAGGCATTATTTTGGGTTACGCGATTGCAGGCTTTATTGCCTTTTTGATCATGCGTCAGTTAGGTGAAATGGTGGTTGAAGAGCCTGTTGCAGGCTCATTTAGCCATTTTGCCTATAAATACTGGGGCAGCTTTGCCGGCTTTGCATCTGGCTGGAACTATTGGGTACTTTACGTTCTGGTTGCCATGGCCGAGCTTACCGCCGTTGGGAAGTACATTCAGTTCTGGGATCCGGAAATCCCAACCTGGGTCTCCGCTGCCGTGTTCTTTGTCCTGATTAACGCCATCAACCTGACCAACGTAAAGGTGTTCGGCGAAATGGAGTTCTGGTTCGCGATTGTTAAAGTGGTCGCCGTTGTGGCGATGATCATCTTTGGCGGCTGGCTGCTGTTTAGCGGCAACGGTGGCCCGCAGGCGACCGTTCGCAACCTCTGGGAACAGGGGGGATTCTTGCCACACGGCATGACCGGGCTGGTGATGATGATGGCAATCATTATGTTCTCCTTCGGCGGTCTGGAGCTGGTAGGGATCACCGCAGCCGAAGCGGATAACCCGGAGCAAAGTATCCCAAAAGCCACTAACCAGGTTATCTACCGTATCCTGATTTTCTACGTGGGCTCGCTGGCCGTTCTGCTCTCATTGCTGCCGTGGACGCGCGTGACCGCTGACACCAGCCCGTTTGTGCTGATCTTCCACGAGCTGGGCGATACCTTCGTGGCCAACGCGCTGAACATCGTGGTCCTGACCGCGGCACTGTCGGTTTACAATAGTTGCGTCTACTGCAACAGCCGGATGCTGTTTGGCCTGGCTCAGCAGGGTAACGCGCCAAAAGCGCTGCTTAATGTCGATAAACGTGGCGTACCGGTAAATTCTATTTTCGTCTCTGCCGTCGTAACGGCGCTCTGCGTACTGATTAACTACCTGGCCCCGGAGTCCGCTTTCGGTCTGCTGATGGCGCTGGTGGTGTCTGCTCTGGTCATCAATTGGGCAATGATCAGCCTGGCGCACATGAAGTTTCGTCGCGCCAAGCAGCAGCAAGGTGTGACCACTCGCTTCCCTGCTCTGCTCTATCCGCTGGGTAACTGGATCTGCCTGCTGTTCATGGCCGCTGTGCTGGTAATTATGCTGATTACCCCCGGCATGGCGATTTCTGTGTACCTGATCCCGGTCTGGATTGCGATCCTCGGCGTGGGTTATATGGTTAAGCAGAAAAATGCCAAAAGAGTGAAAGCGCACTAA